One part of the Ornithodoros turicata isolate Travis chromosome 2, ASM3712646v1, whole genome shotgun sequence genome encodes these proteins:
- the LOC135385379 gene encoding very low-density lipoprotein receptor-like: MQTFGWVLVFVAASLLTVYSAEAGCPDGTSGQNCESCSGFVCDNGKCIPEEWKCDGDADCSDGGDERKDCPVPDCNEETFLCKPLNRCLPKRYACDMNADCPDGSDEADCETRPCDGFKCNNFKCINGDFKCDGDDDCKDGSDEENCPVPECDDPKLLCEPMKKCLREADICDKRSDCPDGSDEQNCEEYDCGEWRFKCANNKCINKDYKCDGDDDCTDGSDEADCTLPECEDSRQLCAPRFRCLDATDICDTIKNCPDGSDELNCEEYECGEERFKCANHKCIKKAFKCDGDDDCGDDSDEEGCPVPECTEGQFLCLPRKKCLARSDVCDLDVDCPDGSDEHDCENYECEGYKCKNNKCVNSAYVCDGDDDCGDNSDETNCTH, encoded by the exons ATGCAAACGTTCGGTTGGGTACTTGTCTTCGTTGCAGCGTCGCTGCTAACG GTTTATAGCGCAGAGGCTGGATGTCCGGATGGCACTTCCGGGCAGAACTGCGAAAGTTGCTCAGGATTCGTTTGTGACAACGGTAAGTGCATTCCTGAAGAGTGGAAATGTGACGGCGACGCTGATTGCTCTGATGGCGGAGATGAACGTAAGGATTGTCCCGTACCTGACTGCAATGAGGAAACGTTTTTGTGCAAGCCATTGAACAGATGTTTGCCCAAACGTTACGCTTGCGATATGAACGCTGACTGTCCCGACGGGTCCGACGAAGCCGACTGCGAAACTCGTCCTTGCGACGGCTTCAAATGCAACAACTTCAAGTGCATTAACGGCGACTTTAAATGTGACGGCGATGACGACTGCAAAGACGGTTCAGACGAAGAGAATTGCCCTGTTCCGGAATGTGATGACCCAAAGTTGCTCTGCGAACCCATGAAGAAGTGTCTTCGGGAAGCGGATATCTGCGATAAACGCAGCGACTGCCCAGATGGCTCAGATGAACAAAATTGCGAGGAATACGACTGTGGAGAGTGGAGATTCAAGTGCGCTAACAACAAGTGCATCAATAAAGACTACAAGTGTGATGGAGACGATGACTGTACTGACGGGTCTGACGAAGCCGACTGCACTCTGCCCGAGTGCGAAGACAGCCGTCAACTCTGTGCACCTAGGTTTAGGTGTCTTGACGCAACGGATATCTGCGATACAATTAAGAACTGTCCGGACGGGTCTGACGAGCTAAACTGTGAAGAGTACGAATGCGGCGAAGAAAGGTTCAAATGTGCTAACCACAAGTGCATTAAGAAAGCGTTCAAATGCGATGGAGACGATGATTGCGGCGATGACTCTGATGAAGAAGGCTGTCCCGTGCCCGAATGTACCGAAGGTCAATTCCTATGTCTACCAAGAAAGAAATGTTTGGCAAGGTCCGACGTGTGTGACCTCGACGTAGATTGTCCAGACGGTTCCGACGAACATGACTGCGAAAACTACGAATGCGAGGGCTACAAGTGCAAGAACAACAAGTGCGTGAACAGCGCGTACGTCTGCGACGGGGATGATGACTGCGGCGACAACTCTGATgaaacaaactgcacacatTAA
- the LOC135384596 gene encoding uncharacterized protein LOC135384596, which yields MAMTTPTDSGNGGTHGGGAQPQEIASVNIRLPEFWPADPLVWFAQVEAQFATHRITSQGAKFNYVLLALPPPTAIEVRDIILQRPEENPYDKLKMALINRTSESERRRLQQLLSAEDIGDRKPTQLLRRMQQLLGDKAASFDETFLRELFLNRLPSSVQMILASAEGSSLDALARMADNIIDVRWLLFLTPF from the coding sequence ATGGCCATGACCACACCGACTGATTCCGGCAACGGCGGTACACACGGCGGCGGAGCACAACCGCAAGAGATTGCATCGGTCAACATCCGCCTGCCCGAGTTCTGGCCCGCGGACCCCCTGGTATGGTTTGCTCAGGTGGAAGCACAGTTCGCCACTCATCGCATTACGTCTCAAGGGGCAAAGTTCAACTACGTCCTGTTGGCCTTACCGCCTCCGACCGCAATAGAAGTCCGGGATATCATCTTACAGCGCCCCGAAGAAAACCCCTACGACAAACTCAAAATGGCGCTCATTAACCGAACGTCGGAGTCTGAGCGACGACGCCTGCAGCAACTTCTTTCGGCGGAAGATATTGGTGACCGCAAGCCAACACAGCTCCTGAGGAGAATGCAGCAGCTTCTGGGTGATAAGGCTGCTTCGTTCGACGAAACATTTCTCCGGGAACTCTTCCTCAACCGCCTACCCAGCAGTGTCCAGATGATCCTCGCCTCCGCCGAGGGTTCTTCGCTCGACGCTCTAGCCCGGATGGCAGACAACATCATTGACGTGCGGTGGCTCCTCTTCCTGACCCCATTTTAG